From Motilibacter peucedani, the proteins below share one genomic window:
- a CDS encoding response regulator: MTADIVLVDDQPLVRAGLRVLVADSDDLRVVGEAGTGGDAVALVAELRPDVVVMDIRMPGMDGIEATRMITGSCDARVAVLTTFDDDEYVYAALRAGASGFLVKDMALDDILAGIRVIARGEALLAPRVTSTLIRDFVGAPQRSTARVLDGITARECEVLELVARGLSNAEIAERLFISMATAKAHVGSLLTKLDARDRVQLVILAYEAGLVPR, from the coding sequence CAGCCGCTCGTACGCGCGGGACTCCGCGTCCTCGTGGCGGACAGCGACGACCTGCGGGTCGTGGGCGAGGCCGGCACCGGTGGCGACGCGGTCGCCCTGGTCGCCGAGCTCCGGCCCGACGTGGTGGTGATGGACATCCGCATGCCCGGAATGGACGGCATCGAGGCCACGCGGATGATCACCGGCTCGTGCGACGCCCGTGTCGCCGTGCTCACGACCTTCGACGACGACGAGTACGTCTACGCAGCCCTGCGCGCCGGCGCGAGCGGCTTCCTCGTCAAGGACATGGCGCTGGACGACATCCTTGCCGGCATCCGCGTGATCGCCCGCGGAGAGGCACTCCTCGCCCCGCGCGTCACCAGCACGCTGATCCGCGACTTCGTCGGTGCGCCGCAGAGGAGCACCGCACGCGTACTCGACGGCATCACCGCGCGCGAGTGCGAGGTCCTCGAATTGGTAGCGCGTGGGCTCTCGAACGCCGAGATCGCCGAGCGGCTCTTCATCAGCATGGCCACCGCCAAGGCGCACGTCGGCAGCCTGCTCACCAAGCTCGACGCGAGGGACCGGGTGCAGCTCGTCATCCTCGCCTACGAGGCGGGCCTCGTCCCCCGCTAG
- a CDS encoding methylated-DNA--[protein]-cysteine S-methyltransferase: MSDRKTVVDSPIGPLTLVADDDGLRGVFMESHRHLPAWVEEARLDAAGFDEVLAQLEEYFAGDRKEFDVRLSVTGTPFQRRVWDALVEIPYGSTWSYGQLAAAVGVPGAARAVGLANGRNPVSIIVPCHRVIGASGSLTGYGGGVERKKLLLDLENGVLPL; this comes from the coding sequence ATGAGCGACAGGAAGACGGTCGTCGACAGCCCGATCGGGCCGCTGACGCTCGTGGCCGACGACGACGGGCTGCGCGGCGTGTTCATGGAGAGCCACCGCCACCTGCCTGCCTGGGTCGAGGAGGCGCGGCTGGACGCGGCCGGCTTCGACGAGGTGCTGGCCCAGCTGGAGGAGTACTTCGCCGGTGACCGCAAGGAGTTCGACGTCCGGCTCTCGGTCACGGGAACGCCGTTCCAGCGGCGCGTGTGGGACGCGCTCGTCGAGATCCCCTACGGCAGCACATGGTCCTACGGCCAGCTGGCCGCCGCTGTGGGCGTGCCGGGCGCGGCACGGGCGGTCGGGCTGGCCAACGGGCGCAACCCCGTGAGCATCATCGTGCCCTGCCACCGGGTGATCGGCGCGAGCGGTTCCCTCACCGGCTACGGCGGCGGCGTCGAGCGCAAGAAGCTGCTGCTGGACCTGGAGAACGGCGTCCTCCCCCTCTAG
- a CDS encoding DNA-3-methyladenine glycosylase 2 gives MHEDFDSCLRAVQAKDRRFDGWFFTAVRTTGIYCRPSCPAVTPKPQNLSFHPSAAAAQAAGYRACKRCRPDASPGSPEWDVRADSVARAMRLIADGVVDREGVPGLAARLGYSARQVERQLVAELGAGPLALARAQRAQTARLLVETTTLPMTEVALAAGFASLRSFNETVQTVFAMSPTQLRERSRRRAAPAGPGELALRLPFRAPLNPDNLFGHLAATAVPGVEEWRDGAYRRTLALPHGWGLVSLRPQPEHVECRLRLQDLRDLSAAISRCRRLLDLDADPVAVDEALAEDPALEPHVRKAPGRRVPRTVDVHELAVRAVLGQQVSTAAARTHAGRIAAALGTPVDDPDGGLTRLWPTVEQLAALAPEDLAMPASRRRAVLALVRALADGDVQLGPGADWGRARAELLALPGIGPWTVEVVAMRGLGDPDAFLPGDLGVRIAATALGLPDAAGPLDTYSQRWRPWRAYAVQYLWATGTHAVNTMPGSTPTKESA, from the coding sequence GTGCATGAGGACTTCGACAGCTGCCTGCGCGCGGTGCAGGCGAAGGACCGCCGCTTCGACGGCTGGTTCTTCACCGCCGTGCGCACGACCGGCATCTACTGCCGGCCGAGCTGCCCGGCCGTGACTCCCAAGCCGCAGAACCTCAGCTTCCACCCGAGCGCCGCGGCCGCGCAGGCGGCGGGCTACCGCGCGTGCAAGCGGTGCCGTCCGGACGCGAGCCCCGGGTCGCCGGAGTGGGACGTGCGTGCCGACTCGGTGGCCCGCGCCATGCGGCTCATCGCCGATGGTGTCGTCGACCGCGAGGGCGTGCCCGGTCTCGCTGCGCGCCTCGGCTACAGCGCCCGCCAGGTCGAGCGCCAGCTCGTGGCAGAGCTGGGCGCCGGCCCGCTCGCCCTCGCCCGGGCGCAGCGGGCGCAGACCGCCCGGCTGCTGGTCGAGACGACCACCCTGCCCATGACCGAGGTCGCGCTGGCCGCCGGCTTCGCGAGCCTCCGCTCGTTCAACGAGACGGTGCAGACGGTCTTCGCGATGTCGCCGACGCAGCTGCGCGAGCGGTCGCGGCGGCGGGCAGCTCCGGCCGGGCCCGGCGAGCTGGCGCTGCGGCTGCCGTTCCGTGCGCCCCTCAACCCCGACAACCTCTTCGGCCACCTCGCCGCGACGGCGGTGCCTGGTGTCGAGGAGTGGCGCGACGGCGCCTACCGCCGCACGCTCGCGCTGCCGCACGGGTGGGGGCTCGTGTCGCTGCGCCCGCAGCCCGAGCACGTCGAGTGCCGACTGCGGCTGCAGGACCTGCGTGACCTCTCCGCCGCCATCTCACGGTGCCGCCGGCTGCTCGACCTCGACGCCGACCCGGTCGCCGTCGACGAGGCGCTGGCCGAGGACCCCGCTCTCGAGCCGCACGTCCGCAAGGCGCCGGGGCGGCGGGTGCCGCGTACGGTCGACGTCCACGAGCTCGCCGTGCGCGCGGTGCTCGGGCAGCAGGTGTCGACGGCGGCGGCGCGTACGCACGCCGGCCGGATCGCCGCCGCGCTCGGTACGCCCGTCGACGACCCCGACGGCGGCCTCACCCGGCTGTGGCCCACCGTCGAGCAGCTCGCCGCGCTCGCGCCGGAGGACCTCGCCATGCCGGCGTCGCGCCGCCGCGCCGTCCTCGCGCTCGTCCGGGCGCTCGCCGACGGCGACGTGCAGCTCGGTCCGGGAGCCGACTGGGGCCGGGCCCGGGCCGAGCTGCTCGCCCTCCCCGGCATCGGGCCGTGGACGGTCGAGGTGGTCGCCATGCGCGGACTGGGCGACCCGGACGCGTTCCTCCCCGGCGACCTCGGGGTGCGCATCGCCGCGACCGCGCTGGGACTGCCGGATGCGGCGGGACCCCTCGACACGTACTCCCAACGGTGGCGGCCGTGGCGCGCCTATGCCGTGCAGTACCTCTGGGCCACCGGCACCCACGCCGTCAACACCATGCCGGGCAGCACACCGACGAAGGAGAGCGCATGA